The Candidatus Mycolicibacterium alkanivorans genome contains a region encoding:
- the hadB gene encoding (3R)-hydroxyacyl-ACP dehydratase subunit HadB — protein sequence MALREFGSVEVGEELPERVITLTRADLVNYAGVSGDLNPIHWDDEIAKQVGLDTAIAHGMLTMGLGGGYVTEWIGDPGAVTEFNVRFTAIVPVPNDGVGAEIVFSGRIKSADADTRTVQIALTATTGGKKIFGRAIAIAKLA from the coding sequence ATGGCACTGCGTGAGTTCGGTTCGGTCGAGGTCGGCGAAGAGCTGCCCGAGAGAGTCATCACCCTGACCCGTGCGGATCTGGTGAACTACGCCGGCGTCTCCGGCGACCTCAACCCGATCCACTGGGACGACGAGATCGCCAAGCAGGTCGGTCTGGACACCGCGATCGCCCACGGCATGCTGACCATGGGCCTCGGCGGCGGCTACGTCACCGAGTGGATCGGCGACCCGGGCGCGGTGACCGAGTTCAACGTCCGCTTCACCGCGATCGTGCCGGTGCCCAACGACGGCGTGGGCGCCGAGATCGTGTTCAGCGGCAGGATCAAGTCGGCCGACGCCGACACCAGGACTGTGCAGATCGCGCTGACGGCCACCACGGGTGGGAAGAAGATCTTCGGCCGCGCCATCGCTATCGCGAAGCTGGCATAA